From Romeriopsis navalis LEGE 11480, one genomic window encodes:
- a CDS encoding DJ-1/PfpI family protein has protein sequence MTELQTNWPHYVIGIVIYPGMTTLDIVGPQTVFAGLPNVTIHRVWKTLAPVTGDDGMVILPDTTFTDCPPVDVICIGGGRGQSAIIDDTELLNFLKLQGEKAKFVTSVCGGSEFLAKAGLLNGYRAATHWAARPLLAKLGVEVGTERVVVDRNRMTGGGVTAGIDFGLTVAEALYDEDVAKISQLLMEYDPAPPYDVGSPDKAGPELIEKAILYMAQTLGTTL, from the coding sequence ATGACTGAGCTACAAACTAACTGGCCACATTATGTCATTGGCATTGTTATCTATCCCGGCATGACCACCCTGGACATAGTTGGTCCTCAGACAGTATTTGCTGGGTTGCCTAACGTTACAATTCATCGCGTTTGGAAAACGCTAGCGCCTGTTACGGGAGACGATGGCATGGTGATCCTGCCAGATACTACTTTTACAGATTGTCCGCCTGTCGATGTCATCTGTATCGGTGGCGGTCGTGGACAGAGCGCGATTATTGATGATACTGAACTGCTCAATTTTCTAAAGTTACAGGGCGAAAAAGCGAAGTTCGTAACCTCTGTTTGCGGTGGCTCTGAGTTTCTCGCTAAAGCAGGACTACTCAATGGCTATCGCGCTGCCACTCACTGGGCAGCACGCCCATTGCTAGCCAAGTTGGGTGTTGAAGTCGGCACGGAGCGAGTGGTCGTCGATCGTAATCGGATGACTGGCGGTGGTGTCACGGCCGGAATTGACTTTGGGCTAACAGTTGCTGAAGCACTCTATGACGAAGATGTTGCCAAGATTAGCCAGCTATTGATGGAATACGATCCAGCGCCGCCTTACGATGTAGGTTCGCCAGACAAAGCTGGGCCTGAGCTGATAGAGAAAGCTATCCTGTACATGGCCCAGACATTGGGTACAACTTTATGA